One Aminivibrio sp. DNA segment encodes these proteins:
- a CDS encoding electron transfer flavoprotein subunit alpha/FixB family protein: MEKHNCNGVMIFVQQTDGEIAPVSLELLGKGRELAEALGTEVTAALLGSCIQPLCGTLARYGADRIVVVDDPALETYMTEPYTRAMAEVVRRYTPDILLCGATALGRDLAPRLSARLHTGLTADCTGLEIDPETRNLMMTRPAFGGNIMATIACPDHRPQMATVRPGVMRRADPAEGARPPVEIVRVEGLAESRNVDILEIVKTISSKKDIQDARVLVAGGRGMGGPENFAVLEELADVLGGTVASSRAGVDAGWIGKDRQVGQTGKTVRPDLYIACGISGAIQHLAGMEESEIIVAINTDPSAPIFEAADYGVVGDALKIVPQLTESIRNARAKKAEV; encoded by the coding sequence ATGGAAAAGCACAACTGCAACGGCGTCATGATCTTCGTCCAGCAGACCGACGGGGAGATCGCTCCCGTCTCCCTGGAGCTTCTCGGCAAGGGGCGGGAACTGGCCGAAGCCCTGGGCACGGAAGTCACCGCGGCACTCCTCGGCTCTTGCATACAGCCCCTCTGCGGAACACTTGCACGGTACGGGGCCGACAGGATCGTCGTGGTGGACGACCCCGCCCTCGAAACCTACATGACCGAACCCTACACCCGGGCCATGGCGGAAGTAGTCAGGCGGTACACGCCGGACATCCTCCTCTGTGGAGCCACCGCCCTGGGAAGGGACCTCGCCCCCCGGCTCTCCGCCAGGCTCCACACCGGCCTCACCGCCGACTGCACAGGGCTCGAAATCGACCCGGAAACCCGGAACCTCATGATGACCCGCCCGGCCTTCGGAGGCAACATCATGGCCACCATCGCCTGCCCGGACCACCGGCCCCAGATGGCCACCGTGCGCCCCGGCGTGATGCGGCGGGCCGATCCAGCGGAAGGGGCCCGTCCCCCGGTGGAGATCGTCAGGGTGGAGGGCCTCGCGGAAAGCCGGAACGTGGACATCCTTGAAATAGTGAAGACCATAAGTTCCAAAAAGGACATCCAGGACGCCAGGGTCCTCGTCGCCGGAGGCCGGGGCATGGGCGGCCCGGAAAACTTCGCCGTCCTCGAGGAGCTGGCGGACGTCCTCGGAGGCACCGTGGCCTCCTCCCGGGCCGGCGTGGACGCAGGCTGGATCGGCAAAGACCGCCAGGTCGGCCAGACCGGAAAAACCGTCCGCCCGGACCTCTACATCGCCTGCGGCATTTCCGGCGCCATCCAGCACCTCGCCGGAATGGAGGAATCGGAGATCATCGTGGCCATCAACACCGACCCATCCGCCCCCATCTTCGAGGCCGCCGACTACGGCGTGGTGGGCGACGCGCTGAAGATTGTCCCCCAGCTCACCGAAAGCATCCGGAACGCCAGGGCCAAAAAGGCGGAAGTCTGA
- a CDS encoding electron transfer flavoprotein subunit beta/FixA family protein, with the protein MKIIVCVKQVPDTTEVRLDPVTGTLLREGIPSIINPDDKAGLEAALRLKDRYEAHVTVLTMGPPQADLALREALAMGADAAILLTDRAFGGADTWATSSTLASALSALEYDLIITGRQAIDGDTAQVGPQIAEHLGIPNISYAEELRIEGNTVVVKRQYEDRSHILRAEMPCLVTALSELNEPRYMTPRGIFEAFRDRTVKILTRADLAIDDGNIGLKGSPTRVMKSFTKAVRGKGTVVELDARDAAGWITERLQEKFVL; encoded by the coding sequence ATGAAGATCATCGTATGCGTCAAGCAGGTGCCCGACACCACCGAGGTGCGCCTCGACCCGGTTACCGGCACCCTTCTCCGGGAGGGCATCCCCAGCATCATCAACCCCGACGACAAGGCCGGACTCGAAGCCGCTCTCCGCCTGAAAGACCGGTACGAAGCCCATGTCACCGTCCTCACCATGGGACCGCCCCAGGCGGACCTCGCCCTGCGGGAAGCCCTGGCCATGGGGGCCGACGCAGCCATCCTCCTCACCGACAGGGCCTTCGGAGGCGCCGACACCTGGGCCACATCCTCCACCCTCGCCTCCGCCCTCTCCGCCCTGGAGTACGATCTCATCATCACCGGGCGGCAGGCCATCGACGGCGACACCGCCCAGGTGGGCCCCCAGATCGCGGAGCACCTCGGCATACCCAACATCAGTTATGCGGAAGAACTGCGGATCGAAGGAAATACCGTGGTGGTAAAGCGCCAGTACGAAGACCGCAGCCACATCCTCAGGGCGGAGATGCCCTGCCTTGTCACCGCCCTCTCGGAGCTGAACGAACCCCGCTACATGACCCCCCGGGGGATCTTCGAAGCCTTCCGGGACAGGACGGTGAAAATACTCACCCGGGCCGACCTGGCCATAGACGACGGCAACATCGGGCTCAAGGGCTCCCCCACCCGGGTCATGAAGTCCTTCACCAAAGCGGTCAGGGGAAAAGGAACCGTGGTCGAGCTGGACGCCAGGGACGCGGCGGGCTGGATCACCGAGCGGCTCCAGGAAAAGTTCGTCCTGTGA
- a CDS encoding acyl-CoA dehydrogenase: protein MNFELSKEHRMAQQLFRSFAEKEVRPLAQEVDENERFPSETVEKMARYGFLGIPCSREWGGQGCDTLTYVLCVEELSRACATTGVIVSAHTSLACDPIEKYGTAEQKRKYLPDLLSGRKLGAFALTEPGAGTDASGQQTRAVPEGDNYRLNGSKIFITNAGQADIYIVFAMTDKSQGTRGISAFIVEKDFPGFSVGKKELKMGIRGSSTCELIFEDCIVPKENLLGKEGKGFSIAMGTLDGGRIGIAAQALGIARGALDETVTYVKERKQFGKPLGAFQNTQFRMADLKTRVEAARMLVYNAALAKDSGGRFSVEAAMAKLFASETAMEVTTECVQLFGGYGYMRDYPVERMMRDAKITEIYEGTSEVQRMVIAGALLK from the coding sequence ATGAACTTTGAACTGAGCAAGGAACACCGGATGGCGCAGCAGCTCTTTCGCTCCTTCGCCGAAAAGGAAGTCCGCCCCCTCGCCCAGGAAGTGGACGAAAACGAACGGTTCCCGTCGGAAACCGTGGAAAAGATGGCCCGGTACGGCTTCCTGGGGATACCCTGCAGCAGGGAATGGGGCGGCCAGGGGTGCGACACCCTGACCTACGTCCTCTGCGTGGAGGAACTGAGCCGGGCATGTGCCACCACGGGGGTCATCGTCTCCGCCCACACCTCCCTGGCCTGCGACCCCATCGAAAAGTACGGCACCGCCGAACAGAAACGGAAATACCTGCCGGACCTCCTGTCAGGCAGAAAGCTTGGGGCCTTCGCCCTCACCGAACCGGGTGCCGGCACCGACGCCTCGGGGCAGCAGACCCGGGCCGTCCCGGAAGGAGACAATTACCGCCTCAACGGCAGCAAGATCTTCATCACCAACGCCGGGCAGGCTGACATCTATATCGTCTTCGCCATGACCGACAAAAGCCAGGGCACCAGGGGCATCTCCGCCTTCATCGTGGAGAAGGACTTCCCCGGCTTCTCCGTGGGAAAAAAGGAGCTCAAGATGGGAATCCGCGGATCCTCCACCTGCGAACTCATCTTCGAAGACTGCATCGTACCGAAGGAGAACCTGCTGGGCAAAGAAGGCAAGGGATTCTCCATCGCCATGGGAACCCTCGACGGCGGCCGCATCGGCATCGCCGCCCAGGCCCTCGGCATCGCCCGGGGAGCCCTCGACGAAACCGTCACCTACGTCAAGGAGCGCAAGCAGTTCGGAAAACCTCTCGGGGCCTTCCAGAACACCCAGTTCAGGATGGCCGACCTCAAAACCCGGGTGGAAGCCGCCAGGATGCTGGTCTATAACGCCGCCCTGGCAAAGGATTCCGGGGGCAGATTCTCCGTTGAGGCCGCCATGGCCAAGCTCTTCGCCTCCGAAACCGCCATGGAGGTCACCACGGAGTGCGTCCAGCTTTTCGGCGGCTACGGCTACATGCGGGACTACCCCGTGGAGCGCATGATGCGGGACGCCAAGATCACCGAAATCTACGAAGGCACCAGCGAAGTGCAGCGCATGGTCATCGCCGGCGCGCTGCTGAAGTAG
- a CDS encoding beta-ketoacyl-ACP reductase codes for MRLQGKTAIVTGGARGIGRAMAELFASEGARVIAGDMSALTYENPSVEGYTLDVSDPESCRACFDYAVERLGKIDILVNNAGITRDALTRKMTDDMWQKVIDVNLGGIFNLTRLIGPHMQENRGGSIICISSVVGEYGNIGQANYAAAKAGMIGLAKTWAKEFAMKGGNVRVNVIAPGYTMTDILSTVPQDLLDKFAAMTMLGRLGKPEEIAKAALFLASDDASYVTGHVLSVNGGMRL; via the coding sequence ATGAGACTCCAGGGAAAAACCGCCATAGTCACCGGCGGAGCGAGGGGCATCGGCAGGGCCATGGCGGAACTCTTCGCCTCCGAGGGGGCCCGCGTCATCGCGGGAGACATGTCGGCCCTCACCTATGAAAACCCGTCCGTGGAAGGATACACTCTCGACGTCTCCGACCCGGAATCCTGCAGGGCATGTTTCGACTATGCGGTCGAACGGCTCGGGAAAATCGACATCCTCGTGAACAACGCGGGAATCACCCGCGACGCTCTCACCCGGAAGATGACCGACGACATGTGGCAGAAGGTCATCGACGTCAACCTCGGCGGAATCTTCAACCTCACCCGCCTCATCGGCCCTCACATGCAGGAGAACAGGGGCGGATCCATCATCTGCATCTCTTCCGTGGTGGGCGAGTACGGCAACATCGGCCAGGCAAACTACGCCGCCGCCAAGGCCGGCATGATTGGCCTCGCCAAGACATGGGCCAAGGAATTCGCCATGAAGGGCGGCAACGTCCGGGTGAACGTCATCGCCCCAGGATACACCATGACCGACATCCTCAGTACCGTCCCCCAGGACCTGCTGGACAAGTTCGCCGCCATGACCATGCTCGGGCGGCTCGGAAAGCCGGAGGAGATCGCGAAGGCGGCCCTCTTCCTGGCAAGCGACGACGCATCCTACGTCACGGGCCACGTGCTCAGCGTCAACGGCGGCATGCGGCTGTAA
- a CDS encoding acetyl-CoA C-acetyltransferase, with product MSERIVLAGAVRTPIGKFCGSLADTPVEQLGALVIREALKRAGVEGARVDEVLMGCILQACRGQNVARQASVGAGIPVEVPALTLNNVCGSGLKAVNLAADMIRSGSAEVVVAGGMENMSAAPYALEKARTGFRMGDSPCVDTMVYDALTDVFHNYHMGITAENVAEQYGITREMQDEFAAASQRKCEAAWKEGRFDGEIVPVPVKVKKETVPFGRDEHFRPGVTVQDLAALKPAFKKEGGTVTAGNASGINDGAATVVVMSERKAKELGVIPMAVFTGGASAGVDPAVMGIGPAFSTRKLLGLTGMKIDDFDLIEANEAFAAQALAVGKLLGWDWERVNVNGGAIALGHPVGASGCRILVTLLHEMKRRGVHKGLATLCVGGGMGVSAAFERWDG from the coding sequence ATGAGTGAACGGATAGTGCTGGCGGGCGCAGTGCGCACCCCCATAGGCAAATTCTGCGGCAGCCTGGCGGACACCCCCGTGGAACAGCTCGGGGCGCTTGTAATCCGGGAAGCCCTCAAGAGAGCGGGCGTGGAAGGAGCCCGGGTGGACGAAGTCCTCATGGGCTGCATACTCCAGGCGTGCCGGGGCCAGAACGTGGCCCGCCAGGCCTCAGTAGGCGCAGGGATCCCCGTTGAGGTTCCCGCCCTGACGCTGAACAACGTCTGCGGCTCCGGTCTGAAGGCGGTGAACCTGGCCGCCGACATGATCCGCTCCGGAAGCGCCGAGGTCGTGGTGGCCGGGGGCATGGAAAACATGTCCGCCGCCCCCTACGCCCTGGAAAAAGCCCGCACCGGCTTCCGCATGGGCGACAGCCCCTGTGTGGACACCATGGTCTACGACGCCCTCACCGACGTTTTTCACAACTATCACATGGGAATAACGGCCGAAAACGTGGCCGAACAGTACGGAATCACCCGGGAGATGCAGGACGAATTCGCCGCCGCCAGCCAGCGGAAATGCGAGGCGGCATGGAAGGAAGGCCGGTTCGATGGTGAGATCGTTCCCGTGCCGGTAAAGGTCAAAAAGGAGACGGTGCCCTTCGGCCGGGACGAACACTTCCGCCCCGGCGTCACGGTACAGGACCTGGCCGCCCTGAAGCCCGCCTTCAAAAAAGAAGGCGGAACGGTGACGGCGGGCAACGCTTCGGGCATCAACGACGGGGCCGCCACCGTGGTCGTGATGAGCGAGCGGAAGGCCAAAGAACTCGGCGTCATTCCCATGGCGGTTTTCACCGGCGGCGCCTCGGCCGGGGTGGACCCCGCCGTCATGGGCATCGGCCCCGCCTTCAGCACCAGAAAACTTCTCGGCCTGACCGGCATGAAGATAGATGACTTCGACCTCATAGAAGCCAACGAAGCCTTCGCCGCCCAGGCCCTCGCCGTGGGCAAGCTGCTCGGATGGGACTGGGAGCGGGTCAACGTCAACGGCGGCGCCATCGCCCTCGGCCACCCCGTGGGTGCCTCCGGCTGCCGCATTCTCGTCACCCTGCTCCATGAAATGAAACGGCGCGGCGTACACAAGGGTCTCGCCACCCTCTGCGTGGGCGGCGGCATGGGCGTCTCGGCGGCTTTCGAGCGCTGGGACGGATAG
- a CDS encoding MaoC family dehydratase, with translation MGSHRRPVGCVERLTAHCESSEKAAPDGVRKEDEMKGKTIAEIAPGDSAVFQKTLSESDVYLFAGVSGDQNPAHINEVYASGTRFKTRIAHGMLVASLISAALGTQLPGPGTIYLGQTLKFTAPAHIGDTVEAKVTVTALDPRKNIVTLETVCTNQDGKVLLEGTATVMPPK, from the coding sequence ATGGGCAGCCACCGCCGTCCGGTGGGGTGCGTGGAGCGCCTGACCGCACACTGCGAATCCAGTGAAAAAGCCGCCCCGGACGGGGTGCGGAAGGAGGACGAAATGAAGGGAAAAACCATAGCGGAGATCGCCCCTGGCGATTCGGCCGTATTCCAGAAGACCCTCAGCGAATCGGACGTGTACCTTTTCGCAGGGGTGAGCGGAGACCAGAACCCGGCCCACATCAATGAAGTCTACGCCTCGGGCACCCGCTTCAAGACCCGTATCGCCCACGGCATGCTCGTCGCCTCGCTTATCTCCGCCGCCCTGGGCACCCAGCTTCCGGGTCCGGGCACCATCTATCTCGGGCAAACACTGAAGTTCACTGCCCCCGCCCACATCGGCGACACCGTGGAAGCGAAGGTCACCGTCACCGCCCTGGACCCCCGGAAAAACATCGTCACCCTGGAAACCGTCTGCACCAACCAGGACGGCAAGGTGCTTCTCGAAGGCACCGCCACCGTGATGCCCCCGAAGTGA
- a CDS encoding 3-oxoacyl-ACP synthase, giving the protein MTRDVVGIRSIGYYTPEGIRDSAYIAQASGIPEKVIREKFGINLVHKAPPEESVSEMGVKAAHDALNGFDPARLDLVVYCGSEYKDYYLYNCAAKIQHDIGAVNANAFEIHSLCSAGVYSLKVLKSMMLADDGLKHVLLVSSSKEGDLINYADGDSRFMFNFGDGAAAVLLERGLERNVILETAMITDGSFADDIGVMGVGCKNFANFSNMPYGDRFLRVADIAKMKERLDPVTLANFVRVIEMAAEKSGYGKDSVDFIAPIFMKRSILETMLASFGLKEENSFVLEDYGHCQSADAFIALRNGEALGRLKDGDIAVLVAAGTGYTWAATAVRWGAWSA; this is encoded by the coding sequence TTGACCAGGGACGTCGTGGGCATTCGCAGCATCGGATACTACACCCCGGAGGGAATTCGGGACAGCGCCTACATCGCGCAGGCGTCCGGAATTCCCGAGAAGGTTATCCGGGAGAAATTCGGCATCAACCTGGTCCACAAGGCTCCGCCGGAGGAATCCGTGTCGGAGATGGGCGTGAAGGCCGCGCACGACGCGCTGAACGGTTTCGACCCCGCCCGGCTCGACCTGGTGGTGTACTGCGGCAGCGAGTACAAGGACTACTACCTCTACAACTGCGCCGCAAAGATCCAGCACGATATCGGGGCGGTCAACGCCAACGCCTTTGAAATCCACAGCCTCTGCTCGGCGGGAGTCTACTCCCTCAAGGTGCTGAAGAGCATGATGCTCGCCGACGACGGGCTGAAGCACGTCCTGCTGGTCTCCTCCTCCAAGGAGGGGGACCTCATCAACTACGCCGACGGCGATTCCCGGTTCATGTTCAACTTCGGCGACGGCGCTGCGGCCGTGCTGCTGGAAAGGGGCCTGGAACGGAACGTCATCCTGGAAACCGCCATGATCACCGACGGCAGCTTCGCCGACGACATCGGCGTCATGGGCGTGGGATGCAAAAACTTCGCGAACTTCAGCAATATGCCCTACGGCGACCGCTTCCTGCGGGTGGCGGACATCGCGAAAATGAAGGAACGGCTCGACCCGGTAACCCTTGCCAACTTCGTCCGGGTCATCGAAATGGCCGCCGAAAAGAGCGGCTACGGCAAAGACTCCGTCGATTTCATCGCGCCCATCTTCATGAAACGCTCCATCCTGGAGACCATGCTCGCCAGCTTCGGCCTGAAGGAAGAGAACTCCTTCGTCCTTGAAGATTACGGCCACTGCCAGTCCGCCGACGCCTTCATCGCCCTCAGGAACGGAGAAGCCCTCGGCAGGCTGAAGGATGGCGACATCGCCGTCCTCGTGGCGGCGGGCACCGGCTACACATGGGCAGCCACCGCCGTCCGGTGGGGTGCGTGGAGCGCCTGA